The following DNA comes from Musa acuminata AAA Group cultivar baxijiao chromosome BXJ1-4, Cavendish_Baxijiao_AAA, whole genome shotgun sequence.
AAAGTATTATCCACTTCATCTCCTTTCCAAAGTGTTCATATACCCACAATCCTCTCTCATAAATCACAAACTTTCATAATTagaatctaaaaaaaaaagcaatatgCATCTCATAATAATCCATGACATGCATGGGGCATCAAACCCCATTTGAATTCTCAATTGATGATTGGGATTGTCCCACTCAAAGCACTTTGATACCATGTATTTTTGTCCTCTTTGATCATATCTCCCATGCCAAAGTGTTTGGTTGAAGCTTTTTGTTGGCATGAAACTTGAACTAGCCAAGTCTTTTTTTGGCTTCATGCCTACTTTCTATGGTGATGGAAAGACTTAGAGACATTGGTGATGACATGTACAAGGTCAACTTGGAAGACATGATAAGATACAAGGTCAAAAAGAAATCAATCTACTGCCCCCACTAGGCAATTAACAACATTATCAATCCATGTTGAATTCTAGACATGAAGATGAGTTTTTCTAGCAAGAAATATATGGAAACAATACTTCTTCATGGATTATTTCCTAATATGTGAATTTTAATTGGTTAAAACTCTAATTAAAATCACATACAAGAAGTTGAATCCTAATCTTCCAAGCATTCCTCATGTAAGTTTAAGCTAAAGCTTGTGCATGCCACCTACCTACTTCATGGCTATCACCCTTTTGTCTCCTACTACCACTTTGGAAAGAGAACAGTGGCACGGACAGAactaaagaggaagaagaacaggGACAAATCATCCAATCAATGATGACAAAGAGAAGAAGACAGCACGAATTAGGGTTTTCAATGGAGATGATATCACGTATTGCAATTGGCAGTAGTATACTACTTGATTCCTTTCCCATGTTCCATCATGAGATCAATCTCAAACACTGTTGGAAATCCAAGTTTAGGCACACTTTTCTTCCCTCAGGATCTTTCTTGTTTCTACCCCCAAGCACAAACTATACATGTTTATGCAGCATAAACTATACAGTTGATATGAGATAGGAATGCTTTTTAGTTGCCTTCATGCTTCATTAATGAAGCTATCAgcaggagggagagagagagagagagagagaagtataTATAGGACACTTCATGCTCTTATCTGTGGATCAACATTAGGTAAtctcatatttgatgatgataAGGTTGGGTTTTGGGACGTATGACATAGCATGGCCAGTGAAACAGGCATCAGCTCTCAGTTTAGTTGATTTGACATCGGAAAAGAAAGCTACCAGACATAGCTTTCCCTTCTCTCTCttaactcttcttcttccctaCCCCTCAAGATCTCAGTGCTTGACATGAAGTCGGTGAAATAATTCATCCAGCCACCAACTCCATTCCTCCTGCTTTAGAGCTGTGGCTTGTGTTTCTCTTGCTTCCTCTCTGTCTTTCACCGGATGGAGGAACTCTGTCACTTGGGCGGTGACTTTCTCTCgtcgaccaccaccaccaccgccacatcAGCTCCTCTGCGGCCGAATACCGCCGTATATGGGCGGAATTGTTACCCAACCAGTGCCACGTTACCCTACCTTCAACCCGGAGCAGGTTCTTCTCGGCAAGCATCTCAAGTCAGAGCAGTGGAAGGACGAGTAGGGCAAGGAGAGATGTGTCCAAGTGATGCAGAAGACGTCCGGGCCAAGATCGTGTCTCATCCTCAGTATTCCAGCCTTATTGGAGCCTATATCGACTGCCAAAAGGTTTGATCACCCAACCCTACTGATCCGTAAAGCTCAATCCCGAAACCCTCTATATGCCATTTTGGTAGGTGGGAGCGCCGCCGGATGTGGTGGAACGGCTGTCGGCCATAGCTCGGGAGCTCCAGTCGCGCTGCACCCGCCGTCAGGGTTCTTCCTCAGACCCCGAGCTCGACCAGTTCAtggtacctctctctctctctctctctctccaaatctCAATTGCGGTGCCAAAGCTAACGCCAAAGCGTATAATAGGAAGCATACTGTGATCTGTTGGTGAAGTACCGAGAGGAGCTAACGAGGCCATTACACGAGGCCACAGACTTCCTAAAGAGAGTCGAATCACAGTTCAACGCGCTCACCAACACTTCATCGCCGCGGCTCTTCTCCTTCGGTAAATATACATGTTATAGCCTTCATATCTCAGTGTTTGATTGTATCCACGGTGCATCTATttgtccgagagagagagagagagagagagagagagagagagaggactgtAGTTTTCGGCAGTTTGATGTGTCGAAGGCTTTACCCTGCGACAGTGCAGTGCGGAATGGGTACAGTAACGTGACAACAGCTGCAGTGGAATCCTTACGTGGTGTTTGGTGTTTACGAGGAGGGAAGGGTTTCCCCTTTCACGCTTGGAAAGACTGAGGCGAGACCTGACTGATCTCTCATGGACAGCATCTCTGTCTACTCTAATGGCTTCTGCCAGTGTATCAACGTGAGATATGGGGTAGGAAGGAAAGGCGAGGCAGCCTACAGCATCTCCATCACCAGACTACACTGAGGGCAGTGTCCTTCTCCAGCTATCCCCCTCTGAACTCGTCTCTTTCCTGGGATTGCTATTTCTTAACTGTGGGTGGTAGATCGatcacacgagagagagagagagagagagagagagagagaagaacctTCTCTCTGGTGTGCAATAAGCTGCCATTTCGGTGCTGACAAGAGCACGAGGGTCATCTTAGGGTTCCAAGGAGAATAATCCTACCATCATTACCCTTCTTCCTCCTACTATGTATTTTATTAGCAaaccaattctctctctctctctctctctctgtgttatcAACAAGTCCAGCTGCTTTCAACTACTAGTTTGGGACTGCTAATTTGTAGGGCTGTAATGCTAAAGATAGGAATGCTTCATCTACAAACACTTTGAACATAATAATGTTCAAAGTGTGTGAGAGGAAATATGATGATACCGGTAGAGCACATTGCAAATTCTTATTGTTCTGAGTGAATAGTTGATCATTTGATCATTTGCACATTGCAAATTTGATCATTTGTTCGATGGGAAAAGATAGGTTTAATTCACTcggtaatatttttttttcctggTATGCGAAATGCTTTTGTTGACCAGTTTGATTCAACAAAAGTTGTTGATTCATTCATGTCTCACAATTACATGGTTTTGTCTCCTTGATTATTTCTTCACATATTGTCCATcatatttataatcttttaaggAAAAGAATTGTCAATGATGCTTCATCAAAATTATAGTTACATTGGAAAACTCTTCTTGTTCGTAAGAATAGTTCTTTTTTTATGAACAACATTTCTTTTTAGCCAAACAAGTtgtacaataacaacaacaacaacaataaaacgataagtcccaactatttggggtcggctatATGAATTTTTTCGAGATCCATGCTCATGAGATCTGACATAGTTTACGTTGTTTGTTAGTTAGTACCCTAATGCAATTCTCCACCTATTTTCATATGGGCTTGGGACTGACATTGGCCAAACAAGTTGTAATTGTTTTAATTCACTCAACCTGCAACAAGATTAAACATCATAATCCAAAAATTAAACAAAAACAATACTTGTCTCTCGAAACATTAAGAAGCAAAAGTACCTCTAACCAAAGAACTATCAAGGATAGTGGAATTCCAAGGATTAGTATACATAAGTAGCTGAGAGGTTTCATGAAGCCAAAGAAATCTTCCAATTATGAACACTGCCAGTAATCACAGAATCTGCAGAGATACATATATAGTCCACTTAGTTCTATGCGACACAAGTACGCGATAGATTCACAAGGCCAGTGGAGCATATCATCCTCTAATATGATCATAATCTTCGTTATATCGCTTTATTCCATAATTCTTTAGCTGCACTATCTTGTT
Coding sequences within:
- the LOC135671760 gene encoding homeobox protein rough sheath 1-like is translated as MEELCHLGGDFLSSTTTTTATSAPLRPNTAVYGRNCYPTSATLPYLQPGAGSSRQASQVRAVEGRVGQGEMCPSDAEDVRAKIVSHPQYSSLIGAYIDCQKVGAPPDVVERLSAIARELQSRCTRRQGSSSDPELDQFMEAYCDLLVKYREELTRPLHEATDFLKRVESQFNALTNTSSPRLFSFEPADERCEGVTSSEEDPDASGGGDIDLPLIDSHGEDKELKHHLLKKYGGYLGSLRQELSKKKKKGKLPKEARQKLLNWWELHCKWPYPSETEKVALAKSTGLDPKQINNWFINQRKRHWKPSEDMQFVVMDSFHPQNAAALYMEGQFMVDGLYRTGP